One genomic region from Lysobacterales bacterium encodes:
- a CDS encoding sugar-binding protein, producing MSMMRALLISAVAAAGPTQASAAQADVREIRRAAEALVVDGRADEADWLKAEWRSLPHVLVGAPPRSEDDFSGRYRLLWREDALYLLAEIRDDVLSDGEADPLKNYWADDALEILVDPDASGGDHKTKHSAFAYHLALDGQVVDIGDDGQPLLLNEHVESVWRRSPEAPYSLVWEARIRLYPDPTGLKPGTPWPPQSLHAGDVIGFALAWCDSDAPGVRSRLVADVDVEAVDGDRNRLYLDAGVFGRILLLP from the coding sequence TTGTCGATGATGCGTGCACTGCTGATTTCGGCCGTCGCTGCGGCGGGTCCCACACAGGCCAGTGCTGCGCAGGCCGACGTGCGCGAGATCCGCCGCGCTGCGGAAGCCCTCGTGGTGGACGGCCGGGCCGACGAGGCCGACTGGTTGAAGGCGGAGTGGCGGTCGCTGCCGCATGTGCTGGTCGGCGCGCCGCCGCGCAGCGAGGATGACTTCTCGGGTCGCTATCGACTGCTCTGGCGCGAGGACGCGCTCTATCTGCTGGCCGAGATCCGCGATGACGTGCTGAGCGATGGCGAAGCCGATCCCCTGAAGAACTACTGGGCCGACGACGCCCTGGAAATCCTCGTCGATCCGGACGCCAGTGGCGGCGACCACAAGACCAAGCACAGTGCGTTCGCGTATCACCTTGCGCTCGACGGCCAGGTGGTCGATATCGGCGACGACGGCCAGCCGCTGCTGCTCAACGAACACGTCGAATCCGTGTGGCGACGCAGCCCGGAAGCACCCTACAGTCTGGTGTGGGAAGCGCGAATCCGACTCTATCCCGACCCCACTGGGCTGAAGCCCGGAACGCCCTGGCCGCCGCAGTCCTTGCACGCGGGCGATGTGATTGGCTTCGCCCTCGCCTGGTGCGACAGCGATGCCCCAGGCGTGCGCAGCCGTTTGGTCGCCGATGTCGACGTCGAAGCCGTGGACGGTGATCGCAACCGGCTGTATCTCGACGCCGGCGTGTTCGGCCGCATCCTGCTCCTGCCCTGA
- a CDS encoding LacI family DNA-binding transcriptional regulator encodes MAGRVTIDDVAEAAGVSPKTVSRVINNEPNVREETQLRVRAAIEKLNFRPDPSARSLAASRSYLIGVVYDNPSDSYLMEIISGVLDTCQAQHYQTLLCPLRFDRADLVREVDSLIAQSRPGGLVLTPPLTDNDELLAHLHAQGVPFACISPKRAEGCGVTFDEQQAARDITAHLIALGHRRIAHVRGHAAHGASIWRIDGYREALLEAGLEFDPALLVQGEFSFDSGMQAARILLDLEDAPTAIFAANDDMAAGVVRVALERGLSVPGELSVCGFDDIPIARQIFPALTTVHQPAREMGATAAAELLKCMRDPAQATMRRVPYSLCLRASTGPAPKVRRAVRRVQQQAT; translated from the coding sequence ATGGCGGGTCGCGTCACCATCGACGACGTTGCAGAAGCGGCGGGCGTATCGCCCAAGACGGTTTCGCGAGTCATCAACAACGAGCCCAACGTGCGCGAGGAGACGCAGCTGCGCGTGCGCGCGGCGATCGAGAAGCTGAACTTCCGACCCGATCCGTCGGCGCGAAGCCTCGCGGCGAGCCGCTCGTATCTGATCGGTGTGGTCTACGACAACCCGTCTGACAGCTATCTGATGGAGATCATCAGCGGCGTGCTGGATACCTGTCAGGCCCAGCACTACCAGACCCTGCTGTGCCCCCTGCGCTTCGACCGCGCAGACCTGGTGCGCGAAGTCGATTCGCTGATCGCACAGTCGCGCCCCGGTGGGCTGGTGTTGACGCCTCCGCTCACGGACAACGATGAGCTGCTCGCGCATCTGCATGCGCAGGGCGTGCCGTTCGCCTGCATCTCGCCGAAGCGCGCCGAAGGCTGCGGCGTCACCTTCGACGAGCAGCAGGCGGCGCGTGACATCACTGCGCATCTGATCGCTCTGGGTCATCGGCGCATTGCGCATGTGCGCGGGCACGCAGCGCATGGTGCGTCGATCTGGCGCATCGATGGCTACCGCGAGGCCCTGCTCGAAGCCGGCCTTGAGTTCGATCCGGCGCTGCTGGTCCAGGGCGAGTTCTCGTTCGACTCGGGCATGCAGGCAGCGCGCATCCTGCTCGATCTCGAAGACGCGCCCACTGCGATCTTCGCCGCCAACGACGACATGGCGGCAGGCGTGGTGCGGGTGGCCTTGGAGCGCGGTCTGTCGGTGCCGGGCGAGCTCTCGGTCTGTGGTTTCGATGACATTCCGATCGCGCGGCAGATCTTCCCGGCCCTGACCACCGTGCATCAGCCGGCCCGCGAGATGGGCGCCACCGCCGCCGCTGAGCTGCTGAAGTGCATGCGCGATCCCGCACAGGCGACGATGCGCCGGGTGCCCTACAGTCTGTGCCTGCGTGCGAGCACCGGCCCCGCGCCCAAGGTTCGACGCGCGGTCAGGCGTGTGCAACAGCAGGCCACGTGA
- the glk gene encoding glucokinase: protein MSLLLENRRNPIIAQQIRCLAADIGGTNARFATAALGENERVRLGAQRSLKVAEHEGIESALETYLRESGEPVPERAVLAVAGAVLDDQVILTNSRWSFSIRALKQRIGFRELQVINDFAAVAWAVPGLSEADLHPIGNAPGAAFDTAAVQVVLGPGTGLGAAAIRRDARGLAVLETEGGHASFAPHDEREIFILRFLQKRYGRVSYERLLCGEGLVNLHDACLHMARGRDQRLPDSEAVVAAARAGDPDARSAIDLFCSILGRFAGDAVLLYGGWAGVYLAGGLLPHVLDARGEALFRTAFIDKGRFSPLLSRTPTFRIGAADVGTLGAARVGLLG from the coding sequence ATGAGTCTGCTTCTTGAGAACCGCCGCAACCCCATCATTGCCCAGCAGATCCGCTGCCTTGCTGCTGACATCGGCGGCACCAATGCCCGCTTCGCCACCGCCGCACTCGGCGAGAACGAGCGCGTCCGCCTCGGTGCCCAGCGCAGCTTGAAGGTTGCCGAACATGAGGGCATCGAGTCGGCGCTTGAAACCTACCTCCGCGAAAGCGGCGAGCCAGTGCCGGAACGCGCCGTGCTTGCCGTTGCCGGTGCGGTGCTGGACGATCAGGTGATTCTGACGAACAGCCGCTGGAGCTTCTCGATCCGTGCACTCAAGCAGCGGATCGGCTTTCGCGAACTGCAGGTCATCAATGACTTCGCGGCTGTGGCTTGGGCCGTACCGGGGCTCAGCGAAGCCGATCTGCATCCGATCGGCAATGCGCCTGGCGCGGCCTTCGATACCGCTGCCGTGCAGGTCGTGTTGGGCCCCGGCACCGGACTGGGCGCCGCGGCCATCCGGCGCGATGCGCGCGGGCTCGCGGTGCTGGAGACCGAGGGCGGCCACGCCAGCTTCGCTCCGCACGATGAGCGCGAGATCTTCATCCTGCGCTTTCTGCAGAAGCGCTACGGCCGCGTGTCCTACGAGCGGCTGCTCTGCGGCGAGGGCCTGGTGAATCTGCACGACGCCTGCCTGCACATGGCGCGCGGGCGCGACCAGCGTCTGCCCGACTCTGAGGCGGTGGTCGCAGCCGCACGCGCCGGCGATCCGGACGCGCGCAGCGCCATCGATCTGTTCTGCAGCATCCTTGGCCGCTTCGCTGGCGACGCCGTCCTGCTCTACGGCGGCTGGGCGGGGGTCTATCTCGCGGGCGGTCTGCTGCCGCATGTGCTCGATGCCCGAGGCGAGGCCCTGTTCCGCACGGCCTTCATCGACAAAGGCCGGTTCTCGCCGCTGCTCTCGCGCACTCCGACCTTCCGCATTGGCGCGGCCGATGTGGGAACCCTTGGCGCCGCGCGCGTGGGGCTGCTGGGATGA